The following proteins are encoded in a genomic region of Neomicrococcus aestuarii:
- the pdhA gene encoding pyruvate dehydrogenase (acetyl-transferring) E1 component subunit alpha produces MHDSGEMIQLMNIDGERQANPEWDAYLSDVDDDMLRQFYRDMFYTRRFDKEATALQRQGQLALWVPLRGQEAAQIGAGRATKPQDYLFPTYREHGVALTRNVDFPQMLRLFRGISNGGWDPRENNFHMYTMVLAAQVPHATGYAMAAKMDDAAMTPEQRAEDGTAVMAFFGDGASSEGDVHESMVFAASFNAPLVFFCQNNQWAISVPVEVQTKVPLSYRAQGYGFPGIRVDGNDVLAVLAVTRWALERARTGQGPTFIEAYTYRMSAHTTADDPTKYRLDSEEAAWVERDPLTRLENHLRATGIGDDAFFEDVSRGADEMAARVRQEAMSFPVPQLENLFENVYAEAHPLIQAELREHLEYEAGFLDQADTTAGGKHA; encoded by the coding sequence ATGCACGATTCTGGCGAGATGATCCAGTTGATGAATATCGACGGGGAACGACAAGCCAACCCCGAGTGGGATGCGTACCTGAGCGATGTTGACGACGACATGCTGCGGCAGTTCTACCGCGACATGTTCTATACGCGTCGCTTCGACAAAGAAGCAACCGCGCTTCAACGCCAAGGGCAACTCGCTCTCTGGGTTCCGCTGCGCGGCCAGGAAGCCGCCCAGATCGGTGCCGGTCGAGCCACAAAACCGCAGGATTACCTGTTTCCCACTTACCGCGAGCACGGCGTCGCGTTGACCCGCAACGTGGACTTTCCACAAATGCTGCGACTCTTCCGCGGAATCTCCAACGGTGGTTGGGACCCCCGCGAAAACAACTTCCACATGTACACGATGGTTTTGGCCGCCCAAGTGCCACATGCCACCGGGTACGCCATGGCCGCCAAGATGGACGATGCGGCGATGACTCCTGAACAGCGTGCTGAAGACGGAACTGCCGTTATGGCTTTCTTCGGCGACGGCGCCAGCTCCGAGGGCGACGTCCATGAGTCCATGGTGTTTGCCGCAAGTTTCAACGCACCGCTGGTGTTCTTCTGCCAGAACAATCAGTGGGCCATTTCGGTTCCTGTCGAGGTACAGACCAAAGTGCCTCTGTCCTACCGCGCGCAAGGGTATGGGTTCCCAGGCATCCGCGTCGATGGCAATGACGTGCTCGCCGTTCTAGCAGTCACCCGCTGGGCACTCGAACGCGCGCGCACCGGCCAAGGACCCACTTTCATCGAGGCCTACACCTACCGCATGAGTGCACACACCACCGCTGATGATCCAACGAAGTATCGCCTAGATTCCGAAGAAGCGGCATGGGTGGAGCGCGATCCACTTACTCGTCTCGAGAACCACCTCCGAGCCACCGGAATCGGAGACGACGCCTTCTTCGAGGACGTATCCCGAGGTGCCGACGAAATGGCGGCGCGCGTGCGTCAGGAAGCCATGAGCTTCCCGGTTCCGCAACTCGAGAACCTTTTTGAGAACGTCTACGCCGAAGCTCACCCGCTCATTCAGGCAGAGCTCCGGGAGCATCTTGAATACGAAGCCGGATTCTTGGACCAAGCCGATACAACTGCTGGAGGTAAGCACGCATGA
- a CDS encoding NAD(P)-dependent oxidoreductase yields the protein MKIAVYGGNGMVGSQIVNEAVTRGHEVTVLSRSGQLADEALAGKVSSQQADVTDVSKIQELAQDNDVIVISVPPARDGGDHAPILNTHEELAETLLPTRLFVIGGAGALQVGDAQLKDQPGFPDAYKAEAETMSKALDAYRDSSGVNWTMLAPAPMIAPGERTGQYKLGAESPVGDSISTQDFAVAVLDEIENPQHRERRFTVAN from the coding sequence ATGAAGATCGCTGTGTATGGCGGAAACGGCATGGTTGGCAGCCAGATTGTCAACGAAGCAGTAACCCGTGGCCACGAAGTGACGGTTCTGAGCCGTTCGGGTCAGTTGGCAGATGAAGCGCTTGCCGGAAAGGTCAGCAGCCAGCAGGCTGACGTGACCGACGTGAGCAAGATTCAGGAACTCGCGCAGGACAACGACGTCATCGTCATCTCCGTGCCCCCAGCACGCGACGGTGGAGATCACGCTCCCATTTTGAACACTCACGAGGAATTGGCTGAGACGCTCTTGCCAACCCGTTTGTTCGTTATCGGTGGCGCTGGTGCCCTTCAGGTCGGCGACGCTCAGCTCAAGGATCAGCCTGGCTTCCCCGACGCCTACAAGGCTGAGGCAGAGACGATGTCCAAGGCCCTTGATGCTTACCGCGACTCCTCGGGCGTCAACTGGACCATGCTTGCCCCAGCTCCGATGATCGCTCCGGGTGAGCGCACTGGTCAATACAAGTTGGGTGCCGAGTCCCCTGTGGGAGATTCCATCTCCACTCAGGACTTCGCTGTTGCCGTTCTCGACGAAATCGAGAACCCACAGCACCGCGAGCGCCGCTTCACGGTAGCAAACTAG
- a CDS encoding alpha/beta hydrolase family protein: MTVWIDGGTESTTEFRLEELEKARELLNDAHLRTGDAMYWYRRAQDKIIPFAFFSFSILQAQVAIGGVFGHLVKLNFDTLKNVLRLDLAIQTYEDSERQVDEAVDYVRSEQPVLAAFLDATDESPKFTTETYEVGVQNLPSTALAAALLLFRPAGIGLKLLEGGAWVVSEGVGAVGIDDPVGKAISTLEASGIEVPDGADLTLILGEVLAFQFGLVNHQPINVERTEELGYRGVSGEVTDLVEMSRELTNSPLSPDTQGEITIAEMAAPDGSKTYVVTFPGTNTWISEENPFAMTGVAEGLNHGSPQVAKATLESLHAIGAEEGSRVILNGYSQGGVHAANLAGNAEFRAQYNVEQVVTVGSPVGKIEIPEDVKAIHIEHAEDPIPSADGVRNPVSPSRVTAYLSGYVNPDEALSIDPLSAHSVDNYHYQSKQLTFEDSEAITTANAAYAGAAGVATAATVHRVSWKRARGSKWVMPLIGAMELTGKVMLEVKKQEKATARN, translated from the coding sequence ATGACCGTTTGGATTGATGGTGGTACGGAATCCACCACAGAATTTCGCCTGGAAGAGCTAGAAAAGGCTCGAGAGCTCCTTAACGATGCCCACTTGCGAACTGGCGACGCCATGTACTGGTACCGCAGAGCTCAAGACAAGATCATTCCGTTTGCATTCTTTAGCTTTTCGATCCTTCAGGCGCAGGTGGCGATCGGAGGCGTTTTTGGGCACTTGGTCAAGCTCAACTTTGACACTCTCAAGAATGTGTTGCGTCTAGATCTGGCAATCCAAACGTACGAGGACTCGGAACGGCAGGTAGATGAAGCCGTCGACTACGTGCGTTCTGAACAGCCGGTGCTCGCGGCATTCTTAGACGCAACAGACGAGTCGCCGAAGTTCACTACAGAGACATATGAAGTTGGGGTGCAGAACCTGCCGAGCACCGCATTAGCGGCGGCACTTCTTTTGTTCCGTCCAGCCGGTATCGGTCTCAAATTGCTCGAAGGCGGCGCCTGGGTGGTTTCTGAAGGCGTCGGAGCTGTAGGGATCGACGACCCCGTCGGTAAGGCGATTTCCACACTTGAAGCATCTGGCATAGAAGTACCCGACGGCGCCGACTTAACTCTCATCCTTGGTGAGGTTCTCGCTTTTCAGTTTGGGCTCGTCAATCACCAACCCATCAATGTTGAGCGGACGGAGGAACTCGGATACCGCGGAGTCAGCGGCGAGGTGACTGATCTAGTGGAGATGTCACGAGAACTGACCAATTCGCCATTATCTCCGGATACGCAAGGAGAAATCACGATCGCCGAGATGGCGGCCCCTGACGGGTCAAAGACATATGTGGTGACGTTTCCTGGAACGAATACTTGGATCTCCGAAGAAAACCCTTTCGCCATGACGGGCGTTGCGGAGGGACTAAATCATGGAAGCCCGCAAGTTGCGAAGGCGACTCTCGAATCACTTCACGCTATCGGAGCTGAGGAAGGGTCCCGTGTCATTCTCAACGGCTATAGCCAAGGCGGTGTGCACGCGGCAAATCTTGCCGGAAACGCAGAGTTTCGCGCTCAATACAACGTTGAACAAGTGGTCACGGTGGGATCCCCAGTCGGGAAGATTGAAATTCCGGAAGATGTCAAAGCAATACACATTGAGCATGCCGAGGACCCGATTCCGTCCGCAGACGGCGTGCGTAACCCTGTGTCACCGAGTCGAGTCACCGCGTACTTGAGTGGATATGTGAATCCTGATGAGGCACTTTCAATCGACCCGTTGAGCGCTCATAGCGTTGATAATTACCACTACCAATCAAAGCAACTGACCTTCGAAGACTCGGAGGCAATCACTACCGCAAATGCCGCATATGCGGGTGCTGCGGGGGTGGCAACAGCTGCCACTGTGCACCGGGTGAGCTGGAAAAGAGCGCGTGGATCGAAGTGGGTCATGCCGCTGATTGGCGCTATGGAACTCACGGGCAAAGTGATGCTGGAAGTGAAAAAGCAAGAGAAAGCTACCGCGAGGAATTAG
- a CDS encoding aminotransferase-like domain-containing protein: protein MNEATPELDYLYSARAANIKQSAVRDVFDISMREGLVSLAGGNPYLQSLPLEKLGTLAHDILAQEGMTALQYGNGQGTSELREAICHVMAEEFILDASPENVVVTAGSQSALDITCKVFCDPHDVVLCEDPTYVGALNTFEANQVAVHPVRVDEHGLVPEALQEAIVALRAEGKTVKLLYTIPSFNNPSGITLSAERRQQIVNICKQEGLLVIEDNPYGMLKFEGEFNRPMRADNPEDVLYLGSFSKIFAPGLRVGWALVPERFQRRFYLANEAVILCPPTLNQMLVTSYLENHDWKGQVATYRELYAKRCAAMIAALEEFMPESISWTVPEGGFFVWLTLPEGVDTYPLLHTGIEAGVVFIPGAAFSPTQENPNKLRLAFSAVDEESIREGVKRLAPVLIQAIAAAEGAAAS from the coding sequence ATGAACGAAGCAACACCAGAGCTCGATTACCTTTACTCAGCGCGTGCCGCGAATATCAAGCAATCCGCGGTCCGTGATGTCTTTGATATCTCGATGCGTGAAGGTCTCGTCTCGCTCGCTGGCGGAAATCCGTACCTCCAGTCGCTGCCTCTTGAAAAGCTCGGAACTCTTGCGCACGACATCCTGGCGCAAGAGGGCATGACCGCCCTTCAGTACGGCAATGGCCAGGGCACCTCAGAACTTCGCGAAGCTATCTGCCACGTTATGGCTGAGGAATTTATCCTCGATGCTTCTCCCGAGAACGTTGTGGTGACCGCCGGCAGCCAGTCCGCGCTGGACATCACTTGCAAAGTCTTCTGCGATCCGCACGATGTGGTGCTGTGCGAGGACCCCACCTATGTGGGTGCGTTGAACACCTTTGAAGCCAACCAAGTAGCGGTCCACCCTGTTCGCGTTGACGAGCACGGTCTGGTTCCAGAAGCACTGCAAGAAGCCATCGTCGCGTTGCGCGCTGAAGGCAAGACGGTCAAACTGCTCTATACGATCCCTAGCTTCAACAACCCCTCGGGCATTACGTTGTCCGCCGAGCGGCGTCAGCAGATTGTGAACATCTGTAAGCAAGAGGGCCTCTTGGTGATTGAGGACAATCCCTACGGCATGCTCAAGTTCGAGGGCGAATTCAACCGCCCCATGCGAGCCGACAATCCTGAAGACGTGCTCTACCTCGGTAGTTTCTCCAAGATCTTCGCTCCAGGACTTCGCGTGGGCTGGGCCCTTGTTCCAGAGCGATTCCAGCGACGCTTCTACCTCGCAAACGAAGCCGTGATCTTGTGCCCGCCCACCCTGAACCAAATGCTGGTGACTTCCTATCTGGAAAATCACGACTGGAAGGGGCAGGTTGCCACGTACCGCGAGCTTTACGCGAAGCGTTGTGCAGCCATGATCGCCGCTCTTGAAGAATTCATGCCTGAGAGCATTTCGTGGACTGTTCCCGAAGGCGGCTTCTTTGTGTGGCTGACGCTTCCCGAAGGCGTGGATACGTACCCGCTGCTGCACACTGGCATCGAGGCTGGCGTTGTTTTCATTCCCGGAGCCGCGTTCTCGCCAACTCAGGAAAACCCCAACAAGCTACGTCTCGCCTTTAGCGCCGTGGACGAAGAAAGCATTCGTGAAGGAGTCAAGCGACTTGCTCCTGTGCTGATCCAGGCCATTGCGGCCGCCGAAGGGGCCGCCGCGTCATGA
- a CDS encoding dihydrolipoamide acetyltransferase family protein, whose translation MSTFNLPDVGEGLTEAEIVAWKVKPGDTVKVNDIFVEIETAKSLVELPSPFEGVVRELHAQEGDTLEVGAALFTVDTLAEDPNPKTSPIRTIKVDSVPGELVTPSGLTAGSKVDLEEPPASMSDGAASGPLVGSGPKADAPHRRPRVRAGVSAGSTSGSSAALQMPASAPSDAVPVPSSTTSAGPSSAAKARLPLTHFVNRVLAKPPVRKIARDLGIELERVTPTGAYGEVTRGDLESYQAQRDREQDAAPTFWKASNTVESHRVERQVVRGVRKATAKAMVQSAFTAPHVSIFVDVDASRTMEFVQRLKKSRDFEGIKVSPLLILAKAVIWAAARNPSVNASWVETENGAEIKVKHFMNLGIAAATPRGLMVPNIKDAQNLSLKELAIALNDLASNARAGKTKPSEMQNGTLTVTNIGALGIDTGTPIINPGEVAIVAFGTIRQKPWVVSGEVIPRWITTLGGSFDHRVVDGDLSARFMADVAAIMEEPALLLD comes from the coding sequence ATGAGCACGTTTAATCTGCCGGACGTCGGGGAAGGCCTTACAGAAGCGGAAATTGTTGCCTGGAAAGTAAAGCCAGGCGACACCGTCAAGGTCAATGACATCTTTGTGGAGATCGAGACCGCCAAGAGTCTCGTCGAGCTCCCGAGTCCCTTCGAAGGTGTGGTGCGTGAGCTCCACGCTCAAGAGGGAGACACTCTCGAAGTCGGCGCCGCGTTATTCACCGTTGACACGCTTGCCGAAGATCCCAATCCGAAAACCAGTCCCATCCGCACTATCAAGGTTGACTCTGTGCCGGGTGAGTTGGTGACCCCGTCAGGGCTGACAGCTGGATCCAAGGTTGATCTGGAAGAACCACCGGCCTCAATGTCCGATGGTGCAGCAAGTGGTCCTCTTGTCGGCTCCGGCCCCAAGGCCGATGCGCCACACCGCCGCCCTCGCGTTCGTGCCGGCGTTAGTGCCGGCAGCACCTCCGGATCGTCGGCCGCACTACAGATGCCCGCGAGTGCACCGTCTGACGCCGTGCCCGTTCCTTCAAGCACAACCTCGGCGGGGCCTTCCTCCGCGGCGAAAGCGCGACTTCCACTGACTCACTTCGTGAACCGTGTCTTAGCGAAGCCGCCGGTCCGCAAAATTGCGCGAGATCTCGGCATTGAGCTGGAAAGAGTGACTCCCACCGGTGCTTACGGTGAAGTCACTCGGGGAGACTTGGAAAGCTACCAAGCACAGCGCGACCGCGAACAAGATGCCGCCCCAACGTTCTGGAAGGCTTCGAACACCGTTGAATCGCATCGGGTAGAACGGCAAGTGGTTCGTGGCGTGCGAAAGGCGACCGCCAAAGCCATGGTGCAGTCCGCCTTTACCGCACCGCACGTTTCCATCTTTGTGGACGTCGACGCCTCTCGGACCATGGAGTTCGTGCAGCGGCTGAAGAAGAGCAGGGACTTTGAAGGCATCAAAGTGTCGCCTCTTCTGATTCTGGCCAAGGCGGTCATTTGGGCGGCTGCCCGCAACCCGTCAGTTAACGCCAGTTGGGTTGAGACGGAGAACGGTGCTGAAATTAAGGTCAAGCACTTTATGAATCTGGGCATCGCGGCTGCAACTCCGCGCGGCCTGATGGTCCCCAACATCAAGGATGCGCAGAACCTTTCGCTCAAAGAGCTGGCCATCGCCTTGAACGATCTTGCGAGTAACGCACGTGCGGGTAAGACGAAGCCTTCTGAGATGCAGAACGGCACGCTAACGGTGACCAATATCGGTGCGCTTGGAATCGACACCGGAACGCCCATCATCAACCCCGGTGAGGTCGCGATCGTAGCGTTCGGTACTATCCGCCAGAAGCCGTGGGTGGTTTCGGGTGAGGTCATCCCACGCTGGATCACTACCCTAGGTGGATCGTTCGATCACCGCGTGGTGGACGGCGACCTCTCGGCACGTTTCATGGCGGACGTCGCGGCAATCATGGAAGAGCCAGCACTCTTGCTCGACTAG
- a CDS encoding phage holin family protein, with the protein MIRFLVRVVVNALALFVAAWLLPGITVGAEAATAATGNNTAGDILSYLAVGAIFGLVNAVVRPIISLLSLPITCLTLGIFAIIINAAMLMLTSWIMSFTPIGFHVSSFFWDAVLGSIIISIVSALIGWVIPDTIDRGA; encoded by the coding sequence ATGATCCGATTTCTGGTCCGAGTCGTCGTCAACGCCCTCGCCCTTTTTGTAGCGGCCTGGTTGCTCCCCGGAATCACTGTGGGTGCCGAAGCGGCAACAGCAGCCACCGGCAACAACACCGCCGGAGATATCCTGTCTTACCTTGCAGTCGGCGCCATTTTCGGCCTCGTCAACGCAGTGGTTCGGCCCATCATTTCACTTCTGTCATTGCCCATCACGTGCCTGACTCTGGGGATCTTCGCCATCATCATCAACGCGGCCATGCTCATGCTGACGTCGTGGATTATGTCCTTCACGCCGATCGGCTTCCACGTTTCCTCATTCTTCTGGGATGCCGTGCTTGGTTCGATCATCATCAGCATTGTCTCCGCGTTGATTGGCTGGGTAATACCGGACACGATCGACCGCGGGGCGTAG
- a CDS encoding helix-turn-helix domain-containing protein, with translation MSEKSHANQPTTFAPLNAAAADRLAKALTDSDDVTVFVDGTAVKLPTEAVVAIQDVLRRLSRGDSITVSTNEEFLNTSEAAKLAGISHTYMRQLTDKGEIPVEYRGTHRRIKPADVMAWLASRSHLSDKGK, from the coding sequence ATGAGCGAAAAATCCCATGCCAATCAGCCCACAACCTTCGCGCCTCTGAACGCCGCTGCCGCCGATCGGCTGGCCAAGGCGCTGACCGACTCTGACGACGTCACGGTCTTTGTGGATGGCACCGCCGTAAAGCTGCCGACCGAGGCCGTAGTCGCCATTCAGGACGTGCTTAGGCGCCTCTCCCGAGGCGATTCCATCACCGTGAGCACCAACGAAGAATTCCTCAACACCTCAGAAGCGGCAAAACTGGCTGGGATCTCGCATACTTATATGCGCCAGCTCACAGACAAGGGAGAAATCCCCGTCGAATATCGGGGCACCCATCGGCGCATCAAACCGGCGGATGTCATGGCATGGCTTGCCAGCAGGTCACACCTCAGCGACAAAGGAAAGTAA
- a CDS encoding flavin reductase family protein, whose product MTERDEIPVESLTSREVYKLLTSLVIPRPIAWVSTIDSAGVPNLAPHSFFSVVSSEPGIVQFTSTARKDSLRNIEETGEFVLNVATTELRDQVNLSATPFEHGISEFEKVGIAMEPSKTVKPPRVAQSPAVIECVLEQVLQMGNGYMTFGRVRHFAVNSDLFNERRHPIPGLLDPVSRLGANEWAGLGEIFAFDRLTVDEWNQTNN is encoded by the coding sequence ATGACGGAGCGGGATGAGATACCTGTTGAGTCTTTGACGAGTCGAGAAGTGTACAAACTTCTGACGTCTCTGGTCATCCCGCGTCCCATCGCTTGGGTCTCCACTATCGACTCCGCAGGGGTTCCAAACCTTGCCCCACATTCCTTCTTCTCCGTTGTTTCGTCCGAACCGGGCATTGTTCAGTTCACATCTACGGCGCGGAAGGATTCGTTGCGGAACATCGAGGAGACCGGGGAGTTCGTTCTCAACGTCGCGACCACCGAGCTCAGGGATCAAGTGAATCTGAGCGCAACACCGTTTGAACACGGCATCAGCGAGTTCGAGAAGGTGGGCATCGCCATGGAACCGTCAAAGACGGTCAAACCACCTCGCGTTGCTCAGTCACCGGCGGTCATTGAGTGCGTGCTGGAACAAGTTCTCCAGATGGGTAACGGATATATGACCTTTGGAAGAGTGCGTCATTTTGCCGTCAACAGCGACCTCTTCAACGAACGACGTCACCCGATTCCCGGGCTTCTCGATCCCGTGTCCCGTCTGGGTGCCAACGAATGGGCAGGTCTCGGCGAGATCTTTGCGTTCGACCGGCTCACTGTGGACGAGTGGAATCAAACCAATAATTAA
- a CDS encoding alpha-ketoacid dehydrogenase subunit beta, with product MTTMTIAKAITSGLAKALENNPKSLLIGEDIGKLGGVYRVTEGLQARFGADRVIDSPLAESGIVGSCIGMALRGYSPIAEIQFDGFVFPAFNQITTQLAKMRSRSEGRFSAPVVIRIPYGGGIGSVEHHSESPEALFAHTAGLRIISPSNANDAYWMIQQAAKCQDPVIFFEPKRRYWLKGEVDLETPAPDAFRAQVVREGADATIVTYGPLVPVALAAAEASLEDGRSVEVIDLRSISPIDFDAIAESVEKTGRVIVTHEAPTFGGIGGEIASRISERCFHALEAPVIRVGGYHMPYPISKVEDRYLPDIDKLLDALDRSFAY from the coding sequence ATGACCACCATGACTATTGCGAAAGCCATTACCAGCGGCTTGGCTAAAGCTCTTGAGAACAATCCCAAGTCATTGCTGATCGGCGAGGACATTGGAAAGCTCGGTGGCGTGTACCGCGTGACTGAAGGTTTGCAGGCCCGATTCGGCGCTGACCGCGTGATCGATTCACCGCTTGCTGAGTCCGGAATTGTTGGATCCTGCATTGGTATGGCGCTGCGAGGATACTCGCCGATCGCTGAGATCCAATTCGATGGATTCGTCTTCCCCGCGTTCAATCAGATCACCACGCAGCTTGCCAAGATGCGCTCACGTTCCGAGGGACGCTTCAGTGCGCCCGTTGTTATCCGTATCCCTTACGGCGGTGGTATCGGGTCCGTGGAGCACCACTCCGAATCACCCGAGGCGCTCTTCGCTCACACTGCAGGTCTGCGCATCATCAGCCCGTCGAACGCCAACGATGCGTACTGGATGATTCAGCAGGCGGCCAAGTGCCAAGACCCTGTGATCTTCTTCGAGCCAAAGCGTCGTTACTGGCTCAAGGGCGAAGTCGATCTCGAAACCCCGGCCCCTGATGCATTTCGGGCACAGGTTGTCCGCGAGGGAGCTGACGCGACCATCGTGACGTACGGACCACTCGTCCCGGTGGCACTCGCCGCAGCCGAAGCAAGCCTCGAAGATGGGCGAAGCGTCGAGGTCATCGATCTGCGCTCCATTAGCCCGATTGACTTTGACGCGATTGCGGAATCAGTTGAGAAAACTGGCCGCGTGATTGTCACCCACGAGGCGCCTACCTTCGGTGGCATTGGTGGCGAAATCGCCTCCCGCATCTCTGAACGGTGCTTCCATGCACTCGAAGCACCGGTGATTCGCGTGGGTGGCTACCACATGCCGTATCCGATCTCTAAGGTCGAAGACCGCTACCTCCCAGATATCGACAAGCTGCTCGATGCACTTGATCGATCTTTCGCATACTAG
- a CDS encoding histidinol-phosphate transaminase yields MSSEEKPVPSLRPRPVVDRLPRYAAGKPASAVDGLDAFKLASNENPLPPLPEVLAAIAEQAAINRYPDSLATPLREKLGEYLGVPADDVVTGAGSLGALVQILSAFAGQNDDGRPDEVIYAWRSFEAYPICVQTTGAAPVPVPVLGDGRHDLDAMIAAITDQTKVIILCTPNNPTGPALTRAEVEGFLARVPSHILLVLDEAYTEFVRDPETVNGIDLYRNYPNVVVLRTLSKAHGLANLRVGYSVSQPHITESLRLVATPFAVSTLAQDAAVVSLENIDKVLARVEELVQERNRVVAALKEQGWDFPETQGNFVWLPLGERSPEFAAAADSQALSVRAFGTEGVRVSIGEVEANTRFLEIAKEFAG; encoded by the coding sequence ATGTCTTCTGAGGAAAAACCAGTTCCATCCCTACGTCCGCGGCCTGTGGTGGATCGATTGCCACGCTACGCTGCAGGAAAGCCCGCTTCGGCCGTAGACGGACTTGATGCGTTCAAGCTTGCTTCAAACGAGAATCCCTTGCCTCCACTTCCCGAGGTACTCGCGGCGATCGCAGAACAGGCGGCGATCAACCGTTATCCAGACTCCCTCGCGACTCCATTGCGTGAGAAATTGGGTGAGTACCTGGGCGTTCCAGCAGACGATGTAGTCACTGGTGCCGGTTCGCTGGGCGCTCTAGTACAGATCCTGTCTGCGTTTGCGGGACAGAATGACGATGGCCGCCCGGATGAGGTTATCTATGCTTGGCGCTCGTTCGAGGCATACCCCATCTGCGTGCAAACAACGGGAGCCGCTCCAGTCCCCGTCCCTGTGCTTGGAGACGGCCGGCATGATCTTGACGCTATGATCGCGGCCATCACTGATCAGACCAAAGTGATTATCTTGTGCACCCCGAACAATCCGACTGGACCGGCGCTAACCCGGGCTGAGGTAGAAGGATTCTTGGCTCGGGTGCCATCGCACATCCTCCTTGTCTTGGATGAGGCCTACACCGAATTCGTGCGTGATCCTGAGACCGTCAACGGTATTGATCTGTACCGTAACTACCCGAACGTGGTGGTGCTTCGGACTTTGTCTAAAGCACACGGCCTCGCCAACCTCCGCGTGGGCTACTCGGTTTCACAACCACACATCACCGAGAGCTTGCGTTTGGTCGCAACACCTTTCGCAGTGTCGACGCTCGCTCAAGACGCGGCCGTAGTGTCTTTGGAGAACATCGACAAAGTTCTTGCGCGCGTGGAGGAACTCGTTCAAGAACGAAACCGCGTGGTGGCGGCTCTCAAGGAGCAGGGTTGGGATTTCCCAGAGACACAAGGCAACTTCGTCTGGCTTCCGCTCGGCGAACGTAGCCCTGAATTCGCGGCCGCCGCGGATAGTCAAGCACTCTCCGTTCGAGCCTTTGGGACAGAGGGAGTTCGCGTCAGCATTGGTGAGGTTGAAGCGAATACCCGCTTCCTCGAGATCGCCAAGGAGTTCGCTGGTTAG